Proteins from a genomic interval of Verrucomicrobia bacterium CG1_02_43_26:
- a CDS encoding superoxide dismutase (SodB; iron binding; present under aerobic and anaerobic conditions; destroys free radicals): protein MPATAPIFVLEKLPYLENALEPYISAKTLSFHYGKHHAGYVDKLNSLCANTAYADLSIEAVMKKTSGILDKAAIFNNAAQVWNHAFYWKSLNPEGSRKPSGVLLSKIETTFSGYENFHKQLIETAISQFGSGWAWLVKDGTTLKIVKTTNADNPLVHGQKPLLTIDVWEHAYYLDYQNKRQAYVEAIVDHLLNWDFAASNF from the coding sequence ATGCCTGCCACTGCTCCTATTTTCGTTCTTGAAAAACTCCCCTATCTAGAAAATGCCTTAGAGCCTTATATTTCCGCGAAAACTCTCAGTTTTCACTACGGCAAACACCATGCCGGATATGTGGATAAACTTAATTCGCTTTGCGCGAATACCGCATACGCGGATCTTTCAATCGAAGCCGTAATGAAAAAAACTTCAGGAATTTTGGACAAAGCCGCCATCTTTAATAACGCGGCTCAGGTGTGGAACCATGCATTTTATTGGAAAAGCCTAAATCCTGAGGGATCTCGAAAACCTTCCGGTGTCCTGTTGTCAAAAATCGAAACGACTTTTTCAGGGTATGAAAATTTTCATAAGCAATTAATCGAGACAGCCATTTCACAATTCGGCAGTGGCTGGGCGTGGCTCGTCAAAGATGGAACAACACTCAAAATTGTAAAAACAACCAACGCTGACAATCCTCTCGTACATGGTCAAAAGCCGCTTCTGACCATCGACGTTTGGGAGCACGCCTACTATCTAGATTACCAAAATAAGCGCCAGGCTTACGTGGAAGCTATAGTTGATCATTTGCTTAACTGGGATTTTGCGGCGTCCAATTTCTAA